The Pseudomonas fluorescens genome includes a window with the following:
- a CDS encoding ANTAR domain-containing response regulator, whose protein sequence is MLRILLINDTAKKVGRLKAALIEAGFEVIDESGLTIDLPARVETVRPDVILIDTESPGRDVMEQVVLVSRDQPRPIVMFTDEHDPDVMRQAIKSGVSAYIVEGIHAARLQPILDVAMARFESDQALRAQLLARDQQLAERKRIELAKGMLMKMKECNEEQAYTLMRRQAMSRQQKLIQVAEQIIAMNELLG, encoded by the coding sequence ATGCTGCGTATCCTGCTGATCAACGACACCGCGAAAAAAGTCGGCCGCCTCAAAGCCGCCCTGATTGAAGCCGGATTCGAAGTCATCGATGAATCCGGATTGACCATCGACCTGCCGGCGCGCGTCGAAACGGTGCGTCCGGACGTGATTTTGATCGATACCGAGTCACCCGGACGCGATGTCATGGAGCAAGTGGTGCTGGTCAGCCGCGACCAACCACGACCGATTGTCATGTTTACCGACGAGCACGACCCGGATGTCATGCGCCAGGCGATCAAATCGGGGGTGAGCGCCTACATCGTCGAAGGCATCCACGCCGCACGTCTGCAACCGATCCTCGACGTGGCCATGGCCCGCTTCGAAAGCGACCAGGCCCTGCGCGCCCAGCTCCTGGCCCGCGACCAGCAACTGGCCGAGCGCAAGCGCATCGAACTGGCCAAGGGCATGTTGATGAAGATGAAGGAATGCAACGAGGAGCAGGCCTACACCCTGATGCGCCGCCAGGCCATGAGCCGCCAGCAGAAGCTGATCCAGGTGGCGGAACAGATCATTGCCATGAATGAGCTGCTGGGCTGA
- a CDS encoding CmpA/NrtA family ABC transporter substrate-binding protein has protein sequence MNEVPANPLAWVNGSDAPEKSAVNLGFMALSDCAPVVVAATQGFAQPYGLTLNLKRQTSWANLRDKLVSGEIDAAHSLYGLIYAVHLGIGGVAPTDMAVLMGLNQNGQSINLSHGLQAQGVTSPEALERHVHQTRPKLTFAQTFPTGTHAMWLYYWLAAQGIHPLSDVDSVVVPPPQMIAHLQAGRIDGFCVGEPWCASAVKQNLGFTLATTQTIWPDHPEKVLGCTRAFVEQYPNTARALVMAILEASRFIEQSSENRRSTAQLLSAPEYLDAPLDCIEPRLLGIYADGLGNSWQDPHAMRFHGNGEVNLPYLSDGMWFMTQFRRWGLLREDPDYLAVAQDVQQLKLYREAASALGIASPCQDMRSSQLIDGTLWDGSDPAKYARSFKLHALSDAAPLFASR, from the coding sequence ATGAATGAAGTTCCAGCCAACCCCCTGGCTTGGGTCAACGGCAGCGATGCCCCGGAAAAGAGCGCAGTCAACCTGGGTTTCATGGCCTTGAGTGACTGTGCCCCGGTGGTGGTGGCCGCCACCCAGGGCTTCGCCCAACCCTACGGCCTGACCCTGAACCTCAAGCGCCAGACGTCCTGGGCCAACCTGCGGGACAAGCTGGTCAGTGGTGAAATCGATGCCGCCCACAGCCTGTACGGCCTGATCTACGCCGTGCACCTGGGGATCGGCGGCGTCGCGCCGACCGACATGGCCGTGCTGATGGGCCTGAACCAGAACGGCCAGAGCATCAACCTGTCCCATGGCTTGCAGGCCCAGGGCGTGACCAGTCCTGAGGCACTGGAACGGCACGTGCACCAAACTCGCCCGAAACTGACCTTCGCCCAGACCTTCCCCACCGGCACCCATGCCATGTGGCTGTATTACTGGCTTGCGGCCCAGGGCATCCATCCCTTGTCGGATGTCGACAGCGTCGTGGTACCGCCGCCGCAAATGATCGCGCACCTGCAAGCCGGACGTATCGACGGTTTTTGCGTCGGTGAACCCTGGTGCGCCAGCGCGGTGAAGCAGAACCTGGGCTTCACCCTGGCGACCACCCAGACCATCTGGCCTGATCACCCGGAAAAAGTCCTGGGCTGCACCCGCGCATTCGTCGAGCAGTACCCCAATACCGCCCGGGCCCTGGTCATGGCGATCCTCGAAGCCAGCCGCTTCATCGAACAAAGCAGCGAAAACCGTCGCAGCACCGCACAACTGTTGAGCGCGCCCGAATACCTCGACGCACCACTGGACTGCATCGAGCCGCGCTTGCTGGGGATCTACGCCGATGGCCTGGGCAACAGTTGGCAGGATCCCCATGCCATGCGCTTTCATGGCAATGGCGAGGTGAACCTGCCGTACTTGTCCGACGGCATGTGGTTCATGACCCAGTTCCGCCGCTGGGGCCTGTTGCGCGAAGACCCGGATTACCTGGCCGTGGCCCAGGACGTCCAGCAGCTCAAGCTGTACCGTGAAGCCGCTAGCGCACTGGGCATCGCGTCCCCGTGCCAGGACATGCGCAGCAGCCAGTTGATCGATGGCACCCTCTGGGACGGTTCGGACCCGGCCAAGTATGCCCGCAGCTTCAAACTGCACGCCTTGAGCGATGCGGCTCCCCTTTTCGCCAGCCGCTGA
- a CDS encoding helix-turn-helix domain-containing protein, with the protein MQDKSSRSTALPEQRERVLHLRVAQSPVQLSAARFGVSHRLPVGWQGLVVAGDSLRWSGGPLHVQPVAAAPLVKLQAFFDMSNAFVEVGQRGAVGPWALLPVTEEVVRSQERFERWFIGQALGGTAAYHAAANLLRHHESYGLVRFLLEQGTHSEKLNTLAQRYGVSVSHFRRLCQQALGSAAKPVLRGWRTAQALLNMSLQDGSLTDVALEFGFASSSHFSKEVRELVGFAPSSLADITYLPGK; encoded by the coding sequence GTGCAGGACAAATCATCTCGCTCCACGGCATTGCCTGAACAGCGCGAACGGGTGCTGCACCTGCGTGTCGCGCAAAGCCCGGTTCAACTGAGCGCTGCGAGGTTTGGCGTCAGTCATCGCCTGCCGGTCGGTTGGCAAGGGTTGGTGGTGGCGGGTGATTCGCTGCGCTGGAGTGGCGGCCCGTTGCACGTCCAGCCTGTGGCTGCGGCGCCGCTGGTGAAGTTGCAGGCTTTTTTCGACATGAGCAATGCCTTCGTCGAGGTCGGGCAACGGGGGGCAGTTGGACCGTGGGCCCTGTTGCCGGTGACCGAGGAAGTCGTCCGCTCCCAGGAACGATTCGAACGCTGGTTCATCGGCCAGGCGCTGGGCGGCACCGCGGCCTATCACGCGGCTGCCAACCTGTTGCGGCATCACGAGAGCTACGGGCTCGTACGGTTTTTATTGGAACAAGGCACCCACAGCGAAAAGCTCAACACGCTGGCCCAGCGCTACGGCGTGTCGGTTTCGCATTTTCGGCGGCTGTGCCAACAGGCCCTGGGTAGCGCGGCCAAACCGGTGTTGCGCGGCTGGCGCACGGCCCAGGCGCTGCTGAACATGAGTCTTCAGGACGGCTCGCTGACCGACGTGGCGCTGGAGTTCGGCTTTGCCTCCTCTTCACACTTTTCCAAGGAAGTCCGCGAACTGGTGGGTTTCGCGCCCAGCAGCCTGGCGGATATCACCTACCTGCCAGGCAAGTGA
- the sctN gene encoding type III secretion system ATPase SctN: MAVGNSLRLERQAAHPLRLSGPLIEAALPGVVVGEVCEVRRHWRSPEVAARAQVIGFKPGAVLLSLLGDGRGLSRESMIVPTGSTLQLACSDALLGSVVDPQGRIVERLAPSTAVAQRDCPVDADPPPYQQRRPVAEPLRTGIRVIDGLLTCGVGQRIGIFAAAGSGKTTLINMLIEHTDAEVFVIGLIGERGREVTEFIAHLRQSPKHSRCVVVFATSDFSSVDRCNSALQATTIAEYFRDQGWRVVLLLDSLTRYARARRDLALAAGEAPARRGYPASVFDALPRLLERPGVTATGSITAWYTVLLESDDEPDPIAEEIRSILDGHVYLSRALAAKGHYPAIDVLRSVSRVATQVTTPQVQQLAASTRETLARLEQLQVFLDMGEYSPGVDAANDRAMHRRDALDRWLRQPTGECCEPDETLRSLHEILA, from the coding sequence ATGGCGGTTGGAAATAGCCTCCGCCTGGAGCGACAGGCGGCCCACCCCTTGCGCTTGAGCGGACCACTGATAGAAGCGGCGCTGCCCGGGGTGGTGGTCGGCGAAGTCTGCGAAGTGCGTCGGCACTGGCGCTCGCCCGAGGTCGCGGCGAGGGCGCAGGTGATCGGCTTCAAGCCCGGTGCCGTGTTGCTCAGCCTGCTGGGCGATGGCAGAGGCTTGTCCCGGGAGTCGATGATCGTGCCCACCGGCTCGACCTTGCAACTGGCCTGCAGTGACGCCTTGCTCGGCAGTGTGGTCGATCCCCAGGGCAGGATCGTCGAGCGCCTGGCGCCATCGACGGCGGTGGCGCAACGGGATTGTCCGGTGGATGCCGACCCGCCGCCCTACCAGCAGCGACGCCCGGTGGCGGAACCGTTGCGCACCGGCATCCGCGTCATCGATGGCTTACTGACCTGCGGCGTCGGTCAGCGTATCGGCATTTTTGCCGCCGCCGGTTCCGGCAAGACCACCTTGATCAACATGCTGATCGAGCACACCGACGCAGAGGTCTTCGTGATCGGCCTGATTGGCGAACGTGGGCGGGAGGTGACCGAGTTCATCGCGCACCTGCGCCAGTCGCCCAAGCATTCTCGTTGCGTGGTGGTATTCGCCACTTCGGATTTTTCCTCGGTAGATCGCTGCAACTCGGCGCTGCAAGCCACCACCATCGCCGAGTATTTTCGCGACCAGGGGTGGCGCGTGGTGTTGTTGCTGGACTCGTTGACCCGCTACGCCCGCGCCCGTCGCGACCTGGCCTTGGCGGCCGGTGAAGCCCCGGCGCGGCGCGGCTATCCGGCCTCGGTGTTCGATGCCTTGCCGCGCTTGCTGGAGCGACCAGGGGTAACCGCGACCGGCAGCATCACCGCCTGGTACACGGTGCTGTTGGAAAGCGACGACGAGCCGGATCCGATCGCCGAGGAGATTCGTTCCATTCTCGATGGCCACGTCTACCTCAGCCGTGCCCTGGCGGCCAAGGGGCACTACCCGGCCATCGATGTCCTGCGCAGCGTCAGCCGGGTGGCGACGCAAGTCACCACGCCGCAGGTGCAGCAACTGGCCGCGTCGACCCGGGAAACCCTGGCCCGTCTTGAACAGTTGCAGGTCTTTCTCGACATGGGCGAGTACAGCCCTGGCGTGGACGCGGCCAATGATCGCGCGATGCACCGGCGTGATGCCCTCGACCGATGGCTGCGCCAGCCGACGGGCGAGTGCTGCGAGCCGGACGAAACCTTACGGAGCCTGCATGAAATCCTTGCCTGA
- the sctC gene encoding type III secretion system outer membrane ring subunit SctC: MSLRRFSLTLSWLCLSTAMLLPALAARADVYTFEAREQSARTFFSELSGSLGKPVIVSKAAAAKRIGGTFDLRTPQRTFERVSAQMGLIWYSDGQAIYLYDASEIKSAMMSLQTLTVAKLQAFLGRSGLHDVRYPLRHDGLRTFHVSGPPIYVDLVVQAAGLMDNQRSELLLGKQQIGVIQVRNTFVSDRNYELRDDKVTIPGLATVIEALLRGEKHEVEPSVAQGTASGVRGAMPLFPLEGLADTPSNQDPTAPRIIAREVAAGNIRVVAYPDTNSLLVKGLPEQVRFIENLVNALDTPKRHVELSLWIIDLHKDELNQLGINWQGAVKSGATFSASLNAGSATTLDGASFVTQVMALERTQRANVVSRPVILTQENVPAIFDNNRTFYAPLVGERSVDLQHVTYGTLVNVLPRFAHADEIEMSLNIEDGNEVESPGQGERQGALPTVGRTRISTVARVPQGKSLLVGGFTRDDHGEQIGRVPVLGAIPWIGRLFSYRQGRSANTVRVFLIQPKEIREAFEPATSEPGGQLLTPQQHERVRRMYFRMSEK; encoded by the coding sequence ATGAGCCTGCGACGATTTTCCCTGACCCTTTCATGGCTGTGCCTGAGTACCGCGATGCTGCTCCCAGCATTGGCCGCCCGGGCTGATGTCTACACCTTCGAAGCCCGGGAGCAGAGCGCGCGGACTTTTTTCAGCGAATTGTCCGGGTCGTTGGGCAAGCCGGTCATTGTCAGCAAGGCCGCGGCGGCCAAACGGATCGGCGGCACGTTCGACCTGCGCACGCCGCAACGGACTTTCGAACGTGTCAGCGCGCAGATGGGGCTGATCTGGTACAGCGATGGCCAGGCGATCTATCTGTATGACGCCTCGGAAATCAAAAGCGCGATGATGTCGCTGCAGACCCTGACCGTGGCCAAGCTCCAGGCCTTCCTGGGGCGTTCGGGGCTGCACGATGTCCGGTATCCGCTGCGTCACGACGGTCTGCGGACGTTCCATGTCTCGGGCCCGCCGATCTATGTCGACCTGGTGGTGCAGGCCGCCGGCTTGATGGACAACCAGCGTTCGGAGCTGCTGCTGGGCAAGCAGCAGATCGGTGTGATCCAGGTGCGAAACACCTTTGTCAGTGACCGCAACTATGAGCTGCGCGACGACAAGGTGACCATTCCAGGGCTGGCCACTGTGATCGAGGCCCTGTTGCGCGGCGAAAAGCACGAGGTCGAGCCGTCGGTGGCGCAAGGCACCGCGTCGGGAGTGCGGGGCGCGATGCCGCTGTTTCCCCTGGAGGGCCTGGCGGACACCCCCTCGAACCAAGACCCGACGGCCCCGCGAATCATTGCGCGGGAGGTGGCCGCCGGCAACATTCGGGTGGTGGCCTACCCGGACACCAACAGCCTGTTGGTCAAGGGGCTGCCGGAGCAGGTGCGCTTCATCGAGAACCTGGTCAATGCCCTGGACACGCCGAAACGCCACGTCGAGTTGTCGTTGTGGATCATCGACCTGCACAAGGATGAGCTCAACCAGTTGGGCATCAATTGGCAAGGCGCGGTGAAGTCCGGGGCCACCTTCAGCGCATCGCTCAACGCCGGCTCGGCGACCACCCTCGATGGCGCCTCGTTCGTCACCCAGGTCATGGCCCTGGAGCGGACCCAGCGGGCCAATGTCGTCTCGCGCCCGGTGATCCTGACCCAAGAGAACGTGCCGGCGATCTTCGACAACAACCGCACCTTCTATGCCCCCTTGGTCGGGGAGCGCAGTGTCGATCTGCAGCATGTGACCTATGGCACGTTGGTGAATGTACTGCCGCGTTTCGCCCACGCGGACGAGATCGAGATGTCGCTCAATATCGAGGACGGCAACGAAGTCGAGAGTCCGGGCCAGGGTGAGCGCCAGGGCGCGTTGCCGACGGTCGGTCGCACCCGCATCAGTACCGTAGCGCGAGTACCCCAAGGCAAGAGTCTGTTGGTGGGCGGTTTCACCCGCGATGACCACGGCGAGCAGATCGGGCGCGTCCCGGTGTTGGGGGCGATTCCCTGGATCGGTCGCTTGTTCAGCTATCGCCAAGGGCGCTCGGCCAACACGGTGCGTGTGTTCCTGATCCAGCCCAAGGAGATTCGCGAGGCTTTTGAACCGGCCACGAGCGAGCCGGGCGGGCAGTTACTGACCCCGCAGCAGCACGAACGGGTGCGTCGGATGTACTTCCGGATGTCAGAGAAATGA
- a CDS encoding nitrate/nitrite transporter yields MNSSFWKSGHTPTLFAAFLYFDLSFMVWYLLGPLAVQISADLHLTTQQRGLMVATPILAGAVLRLFMGLLADRISPKTAGMVGQVIVIGALFCAWKLGIHSYEQALLLGLFLGVAGASFAVALPLASQWYPPQHQGKAMGIAGAGNSGTVLAALIAPVMAVAFGWSNVFGFALIPLVLTLVLFAWLAKNAPERPKAKSMADYLKALGDRDSWWFMFFYSVTFGGFIGLASALPGYFNDQYGLSPVTAGYYTAACVFGGSLMRPLGGALADRFGGIRTLLGMYTVAAVCIAAVGFNLPSSYAALALFVCTMLGLGAGNGAVFQLVPQRFRREIGVMTGLIGMAGGIGGFALAAGMGAIKQSTGSYQLALWLFASLGVLAWFGLHGVKRRWRTTWGSAAVTAARV; encoded by the coding sequence ATGAATTCAAGCTTCTGGAAATCCGGCCATACCCCGACACTGTTCGCGGCCTTCCTCTACTTCGACCTGAGCTTCATGGTCTGGTACCTGCTCGGTCCACTGGCGGTACAGATCTCTGCCGACCTGCACCTGACCACCCAGCAACGCGGCCTGATGGTCGCGACGCCGATCCTGGCTGGCGCCGTACTGCGGTTGTTCATGGGCCTGCTGGCCGATCGGATTTCGCCGAAGACTGCTGGCATGGTGGGCCAGGTGATTGTGATCGGTGCGCTGTTCTGCGCCTGGAAACTGGGCATCCACAGCTACGAGCAAGCGTTGTTGCTAGGCCTGTTTCTGGGCGTGGCCGGCGCTTCGTTCGCCGTGGCCCTGCCGCTGGCGTCCCAGTGGTATCCGCCACAGCACCAGGGCAAGGCCATGGGCATCGCCGGTGCCGGTAACTCGGGCACCGTGCTCGCGGCGCTGATCGCTCCGGTCATGGCGGTGGCCTTCGGCTGGAGCAACGTGTTCGGCTTCGCGCTGATCCCCCTGGTGCTGACCCTGGTGCTCTTCGCCTGGTTGGCCAAGAACGCCCCCGAGCGGCCAAAAGCCAAATCCATGGCCGACTACCTCAAGGCCCTGGGCGACCGCGACAGCTGGTGGTTCATGTTCTTCTACAGCGTGACCTTCGGCGGCTTCATCGGCCTGGCCAGCGCCCTGCCCGGCTACTTCAACGACCAATATGGCCTGAGCCCGGTCACCGCTGGCTACTACACCGCCGCCTGCGTCTTCGGTGGCAGCCTGATGCGTCCATTGGGCGGCGCCCTGGCGGACCGTTTCGGCGGCATCCGCACCTTGCTGGGCATGTACACCGTCGCGGCCGTCTGCATCGCCGCAGTGGGCTTCAACCTGCCGAGCTCCTACGCCGCCCTGGCCCTGTTCGTCTGCACCATGCTCGGTTTGGGTGCGGGCAACGGCGCGGTGTTCCAACTGGTGCCACAACGCTTCCGTCGCGAGATCGGCGTGATGACCGGGCTGATCGGCATGGCCGGCGGCATCGGCGGCTTCGCCCTGGCGGCGGGCATGGGCGCGATCAAGCAGAGCACCGGCAGCTATCAACTGGCATTGTGGTTGTTTGCCAGCCTCGGTGTCCTGGCCTGGTTCGGCCTGCACGGCGTCAAGCGCCGTTGGAGGACCACTTGGGGTTCGGCCGCCGTCACCGCGGCTCGGGTATAA
- a CDS encoding EscV/YscV/HrcV family type III secretion system export apparatus protein — translation MLNGFLRNVGARPELLILTLMVMIIAMLIIPLPTVLVDFLIGLNIVISLLVFMGSFYIERILSYSTFPALLLLTTLFRLALSISTSRLILSQADAGEIIASFGDFVIGESLVVGFVIFSIVTIVQFIVITKGSERVAEVAARFSLDGMPGKQMSIDGDLKAGAIDAAQAREKRSVLERESQLYGSFDGAMKFIKGDAIAGIIIIFVNFIGGMAIGVGQLGMDLSTALSTYTLLTIGDGLVAQIPALLIAIGAGFIVTRVNGDDSNLGRNMLTQMLGNPFVLGVTALLAVGVGLLPGFPLLTFLSIAGVLGLVVFVRQRKSSRQASPGESRAEAAEQNTLPSESGLLDDVDNLATETIALMLLVPKTQLEALEKQRWAARFRSQFFVDYGLRIPEPRLRASEALPAHQVAVLINEVRAEQFDIHFDHWRLLDYSPELDPLGFALVRGNDSNRLGGVWVSAADRERVQQLGYHLRPADEECYRCLVTLLARNIQEFFGVQETKQLLDEMETRCPDLLKEVYRHVTVQKIAEVLQRLIGERISVRNMKLILESLAHWASREKDVLALVEHVRGAMARYISNKFAQGNDLRVLLLSPEFEEVVRRGIRQTSGGSFLNLEPAESEELMDRLSVGLDSVHIAHKDMVLLCSVDVRRYIKKLIEGRFRELDVMSFGEISESVSVNVIKTL, via the coding sequence CTGCTCAATGGGTTCTTGCGCAACGTCGGCGCTCGCCCGGAACTGCTGATCCTGACCTTGATGGTGATGATCATCGCCATGCTGATCATCCCCTTGCCCACGGTGCTGGTGGATTTTCTCATCGGCCTGAACATCGTCATCTCGCTGCTGGTGTTCATGGGCTCGTTCTACATCGAGCGCATCCTCAGCTATTCGACGTTTCCGGCGTTGCTGCTGTTGACGACCTTGTTTCGCCTGGCGCTGTCGATCAGCACCAGCCGGCTGATCCTCAGCCAGGCCGACGCCGGCGAGATCATCGCCTCGTTCGGTGACTTTGTGATCGGCGAAAGCCTGGTGGTGGGCTTCGTGATTTTTTCCATCGTCACCATTGTCCAGTTCATCGTGATCACCAAAGGCTCGGAACGGGTCGCCGAAGTCGCCGCGCGTTTTTCCCTGGACGGGATGCCGGGCAAGCAGATGAGCATCGACGGTGACCTCAAGGCCGGCGCCATCGACGCGGCCCAGGCCCGGGAAAAACGCAGCGTGCTGGAGCGCGAAAGCCAGCTGTACGGGTCTTTTGACGGGGCGATGAAATTCATCAAGGGCGATGCCATCGCCGGGATCATCATTATCTTCGTCAACTTCATCGGCGGCATGGCCATCGGCGTCGGGCAACTGGGCATGGACCTGTCCACCGCGCTGTCGACCTACACCCTGTTGACCATCGGCGATGGCCTGGTGGCCCAGATCCCGGCGCTGCTGATCGCCATCGGTGCCGGCTTCATCGTCACCCGCGTCAACGGCGACGACAGCAACCTGGGGCGCAACATGCTCACCCAGATGCTCGGCAACCCGTTCGTCCTTGGTGTTACCGCGTTGCTGGCGGTGGGCGTGGGGCTGTTGCCGGGTTTCCCGTTGCTGACGTTCCTGTCGATTGCCGGCGTGCTGGGCCTGGTGGTATTTGTGCGCCAGCGCAAATCGTCGCGACAGGCTAGTCCGGGCGAAAGCCGCGCCGAAGCCGCCGAGCAAAACACGCTGCCGAGCGAGTCAGGGCTGCTCGATGACGTCGACAACCTCGCGACAGAAACCATTGCCTTGATGCTGCTGGTGCCCAAGACGCAACTCGAAGCGCTGGAAAAGCAGCGTTGGGCGGCGCGCTTTCGCAGCCAGTTTTTCGTCGACTACGGCTTGCGCATCCCCGAGCCACGGCTGCGGGCCAGCGAGGCGCTGCCGGCGCATCAAGTGGCGGTGTTGATCAACGAAGTGCGGGCCGAGCAGTTCGACATTCATTTCGATCACTGGCGCCTGCTGGATTACTCGCCGGAGCTGGACCCCCTGGGCTTTGCCTTGGTGCGCGGCAACGACAGCAATCGCCTGGGCGGTGTCTGGGTCAGCGCCGCCGACCGCGAGCGGGTGCAGCAGTTGGGCTATCACCTACGGCCCGCCGATGAAGAATGCTATCGCTGCCTGGTCACGCTGCTGGCGCGCAACATCCAGGAGTTCTTCGGCGTGCAGGAAACCAAGCAGTTGCTCGACGAAATGGAAACCCGCTGCCCCGACCTGCTCAAGGAAGTCTATCGCCACGTCACCGTGCAGAAAATCGCCGAAGTGCTGCAGCGCCTGATCGGCGAGCGCATCTCTGTGCGCAACATGAAGCTGATCCTCGAATCCCTTGCCCATTGGGCCTCCCGGGAAAAGGACGTGCTGGCGCTGGTCGAACACGTGCGCGGCGCCATGGCCCGCTACATCAGCAACAAGTTTGCCCAGGGCAACGACCTGCGCGTGCTGCTGTTGTCGCCAGAGTTCGAAGAAGTGGTGCGCCGTGGCATCCGGCAAACCTCCGGCGGCAGTTTCCTCAACCTGGAACCGGCCGAATCGGAAGAACTGATGGACCGCCTCAGTGTTGGCCTGGACAGCGTGCACATCGCCCACAAGGACATGGTGTTGCTGTGTTCGGTCGATGTGCGGCGCTACATCAAGAAACTCATCGAGGGACGTTTCCGGGAGCTGGACGTCATGTCGTTCGGCGAAATCTCCGAGAGCGTGTCCGTCAATGTCATCAAAACCCTGTGA
- the sctW gene encoding type III secretion system gatekeeper subunit SctW, translating into MMLPPVSLGGRAAQARLNAEKAAEHPQPPVDAETPEDSATAAVAQRLVQISDELSAALTQFRGRRLFELKSEAMTDTFERVLEDDTVPKARQVLSLARLADKPVAWLLQMARSLFPDDSDLALVLRALLRRKNLETLTRQRLETLLQTVVAQGSPKRLNAGINAALKARMFGKSLAVRAGLLRESYRDFLESDEGPLSCYQDWIALYGPSQRQGVLAFIEAALLTDISAQDPSCSRVEFGQLLARVTDLKRLRSADEQFIGAVLGDAVICRHNPDESDWLVFFFGVLTYPDDLDQLLLGALGEQVLLSAHRERSILLQTLRRLSLRLPLPLFADEEAPQRLATQFTRLADVAYAHECIDQRRSGGCP; encoded by the coding sequence ATGATGCTGCCCCCGGTTTCCCTCGGTGGCCGGGCCGCCCAGGCGCGGCTCAATGCCGAGAAAGCCGCCGAACACCCGCAACCACCCGTCGATGCCGAGACGCCCGAGGACAGCGCAACGGCCGCAGTGGCGCAGCGCCTCGTACAGATCAGCGACGAACTCTCGGCGGCACTGACCCAATTCCGTGGCCGCCGGTTGTTCGAGCTCAAGTCCGAGGCCATGACCGACACCTTCGAGCGCGTGCTGGAAGACGACACCGTGCCCAAGGCACGGCAGGTGCTGAGCCTGGCGCGGTTGGCGGACAAGCCCGTCGCCTGGTTGCTGCAAATGGCGCGAAGCCTGTTTCCCGATGACAGCGACCTGGCCCTGGTGCTACGGGCGTTGTTGCGCCGCAAGAACCTGGAGACGCTGACCCGCCAGCGCCTCGAAACGCTGTTGCAGACGGTGGTTGCCCAAGGCTCCCCCAAGCGCTTGAACGCTGGAATCAACGCGGCGCTCAAGGCCCGGATGTTCGGCAAGAGCCTGGCGGTGCGGGCCGGCCTGTTGCGCGAGAGCTACCGGGACTTCCTCGAGTCCGACGAAGGCCCGCTCAGTTGTTACCAGGACTGGATCGCACTCTACGGCCCGTCGCAACGTCAGGGGGTACTGGCCTTTATTGAAGCAGCGCTGCTCACCGACATCAGCGCCCAGGACCCCAGTTGCTCGCGCGTCGAGTTTGGTCAACTGCTGGCCCGGGTGACCGACCTCAAGCGCCTGCGTTCGGCCGACGAGCAGTTTATCGGCGCAGTGCTCGGCGATGCCGTCATCTGCCGGCACAACCCCGATGAGTCCGACTGGTTGGTGTTCTTCTTCGGCGTGTTGACCTACCCCGATGACCTCGACCAGTTGTTGCTCGGTGCGTTGGGCGAACAAGTGCTGCTCAGTGCCCACCGTGAGCGATCGATACTGTTGCAGACCCTGCGCCGGCTCAGCCTGCGGTTGCCCTTGCCCCTGTTTGCCGATGAGGAGGCGCCACAGCGCCTGGCCACCCAGTTCACCCGCTTGGCGGACGTCGCCTATGCCCATGAATGCATCGATCAGCGCCGCTCGGGTGGTTGCCCATGA